The Acidicapsa acidisoli genome contains a region encoding:
- a CDS encoding ABC transporter ATP-binding protein yields MVLAAKVLVKEIRMEKQSAPVEIALRDVSVSYPVASSGRKTVLSKLNLDIFAGEFVAVLGETGCGKSTLLRLVLGQEFPTSGSIVVDGKQVTRIDSRCGYVPQKYSLFPDRTMMQNVMYGPENAFCGWLGRLLPSFWKFRRNLRLEAEAQLLRMGLHAADFNKYPHQLSGGMQQRVAIAQALMMKPPVLLMDEAFSALDPSTRASLQQQLREIWQETRPTVLFVTHNTSEALLLGTRLVVLGAHRDNCQEGNVILDMPLPQSSDPIAIRKQSSEFQDLREFVKAQAYGSSSRQDELQPLHEALLRGDSL; encoded by the coding sequence ATGGTGCTAGCCGCCAAAGTCCTGGTGAAGGAGATACGCATGGAGAAGCAGTCGGCGCCGGTCGAGATTGCCCTTCGCGATGTCTCAGTCTCATACCCGGTCGCCTCCAGCGGCCGCAAGACTGTCCTCTCCAAACTGAATCTCGACATCTTCGCCGGCGAATTCGTCGCCGTCCTTGGTGAAACCGGCTGCGGCAAAAGCACACTGCTTCGCCTTGTCCTCGGCCAGGAATTTCCCACCAGCGGCTCCATCGTTGTCGATGGCAAGCAGGTCACGCGGATCGATTCCCGCTGCGGCTACGTCCCCCAGAAATACTCGCTTTTCCCCGATCGCACCATGATGCAAAACGTCATGTATGGTCCTGAGAACGCCTTCTGCGGCTGGTTAGGTCGCTTGCTCCCGTCCTTCTGGAAATTTCGCCGAAACCTGCGCCTGGAGGCCGAAGCCCAACTCCTGCGCATGGGCCTGCACGCAGCCGACTTCAATAAGTACCCCCATCAGCTATCGGGAGGTATGCAGCAGCGCGTGGCCATCGCTCAAGCCCTCATGATGAAGCCACCGGTCCTGCTTATGGATGAAGCCTTCAGCGCTCTTGATCCCTCAACTCGTGCCAGTCTTCAGCAACAACTGCGCGAGATCTGGCAGGAAACCCGGCCTACCGTACTCTTTGTAACGCACAATACCTCGGAAGCACTACTTCTTGGTACGCGTCTGGTTGTCCTCGGAGCTCATCGCGACAATTGTCAGGAAGGCAACGTGATTCTTGATATGCCATTGCCCCAATCCAGTGATCCAATCGCGATCAGGAAGCAGAGCTCCGAATTCCAGGATCTACGCGAATTCGTCAAGGCTCAGGCCTATGGTTCCTCCTCCCGGCAAGACGAATTGCAACCTCTCCACGAAGCTTTGCTACGCGGAGATTCGCTATGA
- a CDS encoding ABC transporter permease gives MSTIPVIGHIVDIQGRPRRLWTQSLSWVLFLVGIFTYTHFSVIRHKENPEDRVIPSGAQLWQGIQASVLEPAEEDDALDPSATTYQRITHSMLWKDTISSSRRFFIAIALLVPAILIGLHMAVFPYAEAFFLRFVLFFDKIVALSLLPILFIVFGIDEWSKIMLMVIGVGPTLMLDTYNIAKSVPREQAVKAFTLKSSNLDVAYRVILKQILPQVINSVRLNLKPLALFLFAGEMIASTDGLAYRIAIMRRHMGMDIIIPYLLWVAVLLFGMDVLLRVANRRLHPWC, from the coding sequence ATGTCGACCATCCCTGTCATCGGCCACATCGTGGACATCCAGGGCCGCCCACGCAGATTGTGGACGCAATCGCTCTCCTGGGTCTTGTTCCTTGTCGGCATCTTCACTTACACACACTTCTCAGTCATCCGCCACAAGGAAAACCCAGAAGATCGCGTCATTCCCTCCGGCGCACAGCTTTGGCAGGGAATCCAGGCCTCCGTCCTCGAACCTGCTGAAGAAGATGACGCCCTCGACCCCAGCGCAACCACGTATCAACGCATCACCCACAGCATGCTGTGGAAAGATACTATCTCCAGTTCCCGCCGCTTCTTCATCGCCATCGCTTTGCTGGTCCCGGCAATCCTCATCGGCCTCCATATGGCTGTTTTTCCCTACGCTGAAGCCTTCTTTCTGCGCTTCGTCCTCTTTTTCGACAAGATAGTCGCACTCTCGTTGCTGCCCATTCTTTTCATCGTTTTCGGCATCGACGAGTGGTCCAAGATCATGCTCATGGTCATCGGCGTAGGACCTACGCTCATGCTCGACACCTACAACATCGCCAAATCCGTTCCGCGTGAGCAGGCAGTCAAAGCATTCACCCTCAAGTCCTCCAATCTCGACGTCGCCTATCGTGTCATCCTCAAGCAGATCCTGCCGCAGGTCATCAACAGCGTTCGTTTGAACCTCAAGCCCCTCGCGCTCTTTCTCTTTGCAGGCGAGATGATTGCCTCCACCGACGGCCTCGCCTATCGCATCGCTATCATGCGTCGTCACATGGGCATGGATATCATCATCCCCTATCTGCTCTGGGTCGCAGTCCTCCTCTTCGGCATGGATGTCTTGCTCCGCGTCGCCAATCGGAGGCTACATCCATGGTGCTAG